Proteins co-encoded in one Sulfuricaulis limicola genomic window:
- the hflC gene encoding protease modulator HflC, translated as MNQNKLLALLGIVLLVLITVKSAVYTVDEREKVIIVRFGQVLRYDDGPGLHFKTPFLDEARYFDSRILTLDSDPQPFLTKEKKYVVVDSFVKWRIEDALKYYLTVGGQETDARRRLEQVVNSGLRDEFGKREVKTVISADRNKIMQILTEYTDREARKFGIVVTDVRIQRVDLPEEVSQSVYQRMKAERSRIANELRAQGAEAAEKIRANAERQRQVLLAEAYGKAERVRGEGDARATALYGQAYGRAPEFYSLYRSLGAYKESFRSKEDILIVDPSSDFFRYMKKPTR; from the coding sequence ATGAACCAGAACAAACTGCTGGCGCTGCTGGGTATCGTGCTGCTGGTGCTGATCACGGTGAAGTCCGCCGTTTATACGGTGGACGAACGCGAAAAAGTCATCATCGTCCGTTTTGGCCAGGTGTTGCGCTATGACGACGGCCCGGGCCTGCATTTCAAGACGCCGTTCCTCGACGAGGCGCGCTATTTCGATTCGCGCATTCTGACGCTGGATTCCGACCCGCAGCCGTTCCTGACCAAGGAAAAGAAGTACGTGGTGGTGGATTCCTTCGTCAAATGGCGCATCGAAGACGCGCTCAAGTATTACCTTACCGTCGGCGGCCAGGAAACGGACGCGCGCCGCCGTCTCGAGCAGGTCGTCAACAGCGGTCTGCGCGATGAATTCGGCAAGCGCGAGGTGAAGACCGTCATTTCCGCCGACCGCAACAAGATCATGCAGATCCTGACCGAATACACCGACCGCGAGGCGCGCAAGTTCGGCATCGTGGTGACGGACGTGCGCATCCAGCGCGTCGACCTGCCGGAAGAGGTCAGCCAGTCGGTGTACCAGCGCATGAAGGCGGAACGTTCGCGCATCGCCAACGAGCTGCGCGCGCAGGGCGCGGAGGCGGCGGAAAAGATCCGCGCCAACGCCGAGCGCCAGCGCCAGGTGCTGCTGGCCGAGGCCTACGGCAAGGCCGAGCGCGTGCGCGGCGAGGGCGATGCCCGGGCCACGGCGCTTTACGGCCAGGCCTACGGGCGGGCGCCGGAATTCTATTCGCTGTATCGCAGCCTCGGCGCCTACAAGGAAAGCTTCCGGTCCAAGGAAGACATCCTGATCGTGGATCCGAGCTCGGATTTCTTCCGCTACATGAAGAAGCCCACCCGCTAG
- a CDS encoding DUF2065 domain-containing protein: MWHELWIALALLLIVEGIFPFLSPDGVRKALAAIHQLSDSQLRFAGMTSMLVGVVLLYIINR, translated from the coding sequence ATGTGGCATGAACTGTGGATCGCGCTGGCGCTGCTGCTGATCGTGGAGGGCATTTTCCCGTTTCTCAGCCCGGACGGGGTGCGCAAGGCTCTTGCGGCCATACACCAACTGAGCGATTCGCAGTTGCGTTTTGCGGGCATGACCAGCATGCTGGTCGGCGTGGTGCTTTTGTACATAATTAACCGCTAA
- a CDS encoding ATP phosphoribosyltransferase regulatory subunit, with translation MSTKERWLLPDGVEEILPAEARRVEHLRRRLLDLFETWGYEFVMPPLIEYLESLLVGASRDLDTQTFKVTDHLTGRLMGVRPDMTPQAARLDAHYLKRGAPTRLCYVGSVLRTKPDGFGGSREPLQLGAELFGHGGPEADAEILSLMIESLRLAEIREAHFDLGHVGVFRGLATQAKLNAEQEMDLFDALQRKASNDVEAVLAASDAPATSKRMLAGLLDLSGGREVLARARKQWREAPRPVTRALDELEAVADRVAKRSGAPALYFDLAELSGYHYYTGVVFSAFVPGYGQAIARGGRYDGIGRAFGRDRAATGFGADLRQWLRVSAMAAPVLTGILAPNGDDTALQDEVARLRAEGQRVVTRLPGDKSPASESGCDRELVKKGGRWVIETVK, from the coding sequence ATGTCCACCAAAGAACGCTGGCTGCTGCCCGATGGCGTCGAAGAGATCCTGCCCGCCGAGGCCCGGCGCGTGGAGCATCTGCGTCGCCGGCTGCTCGACCTGTTCGAGACCTGGGGCTACGAGTTCGTAATGCCGCCGCTCATCGAATATCTCGAGTCGCTGCTGGTCGGCGCCAGCCGCGACCTCGACACCCAGACGTTCAAGGTCACCGATCACCTGACCGGCCGTCTCATGGGCGTGCGCCCGGACATGACGCCGCAGGCGGCGCGTCTGGACGCGCACTACCTCAAGCGCGGCGCGCCGACGCGCCTGTGCTACGTCGGCTCGGTGCTGCGCACGAAGCCGGACGGCTTCGGCGGTTCGCGCGAACCGTTGCAGCTCGGCGCCGAGCTTTTCGGCCACGGCGGTCCGGAAGCGGATGCGGAAATTCTGAGCCTCATGATCGAGTCGCTGCGTCTGGCGGAGATCCGCGAGGCGCATTTCGATCTCGGACACGTCGGGGTATTTCGCGGACTGGCGACGCAGGCGAAGCTGAATGCCGAACAGGAAATGGACCTGTTCGACGCCCTGCAGCGCAAGGCCAGCAACGACGTCGAGGCGGTGCTGGCCGCAAGCGATGCGCCGGCGACATCGAAACGCATGCTGGCGGGTTTGCTCGATCTGAGCGGCGGACGCGAGGTGCTGGCGCGCGCCCGCAAGCAGTGGCGCGAGGCACCGAGGCCGGTAACGCGCGCGCTCGACGAGCTGGAGGCGGTGGCCGACCGGGTGGCAAAACGCTCCGGGGCGCCGGCGTTGTACTTCGATCTGGCCGAGCTTTCCGGTTATCACTATTACACCGGCGTGGTGTTTTCCGCGTTCGTGCCCGGCTATGGCCAGGCGATCGCGCGCGGCGGGCGCTACGACGGGATCGGGCGCGCCTTCGGCCGCGATCGCGCCGCCACCGGTTTCGGCGCCGACCTGCGTCAGTGGCTTCGAGTTTCCGCGATGGCCGCGCCGGTGCTGACCGGGATCCTTGCGCCGAACGGCGATGACACGGCATTACAGGACGAGGTCGCACGCTTGCGCGCCGAGGGCCAGCGCGTCGTGACGCGGTTGCCGGGCGACAAGTCACCCGCGTCCGAGTCTGGTTGTGACCGCGAGCTGGTGAAGAAAGGCGGCCGTTGGGTGATAGAAACTGTTAAATAA
- a CDS encoding adenylosuccinate synthase — MAKNVVVIGTQWGDEGKGKIVDLLTDKAHAVVRFQGGHNAGHTLVINGRKTVLHLIPSGVLRDGVMCLIGNGVVLSVAALFEEMDELTRNGVDVAQRLRVSESCPVILPHHVALDHAREKARGKAAIGTTGRGIGPAYEDKVSRRGLRVGDLLDTKTFPDKLRDVMEYHNYALKNYFHCDTVDYRKTLDECLQLAERLRPLVADIPELLHQYGRDGKRVMFEGAQGALLDIDHGTYPYVTSSNTCAGAAATGSGVGPGSLEYVLGITKAYTTRVGAGPFPTELNDGVGDRLGERGKEFGATTGRKRRCGWYDAVIMRRSNQLNGVTGLCVTKLDVLDGLDTIRICTAYRYEGKTRTTPPSGAEALAKCEPVYEEVPGWTESTLGVRRFDKLPANAQQYLKKIEECTEARIDIISTGAERDDTIILRHPFE; from the coding sequence ATGGCCAAGAACGTCGTCGTGATCGGCACCCAGTGGGGTGACGAAGGCAAGGGGAAGATCGTTGATCTGTTGACCGACAAGGCGCATGCCGTGGTGCGCTTTCAGGGCGGGCACAACGCCGGCCACACGCTGGTCATCAACGGCAGGAAGACCGTGCTGCACCTGATCCCGTCGGGCGTGCTGCGCGACGGCGTGATGTGCCTGATCGGCAACGGCGTGGTGCTGTCCGTGGCCGCGCTGTTCGAGGAAATGGACGAACTGACGCGCAACGGCGTGGACGTGGCGCAGCGCCTGCGCGTGAGCGAATCCTGCCCGGTGATCCTGCCGCATCACGTGGCGCTGGATCACGCGCGCGAAAAGGCGCGCGGCAAAGCCGCCATCGGCACCACCGGACGCGGCATCGGCCCGGCCTATGAAGACAAGGTGTCGCGCCGCGGATTGCGCGTGGGCGATCTGCTCGACACGAAGACTTTCCCCGACAAGCTCAGGGACGTGATGGAGTATCACAATTACGCGCTCAAGAATTATTTTCATTGCGACACGGTGGATTACCGGAAGACGCTGGACGAGTGCCTGCAACTGGCAGAGCGCCTGCGTCCGCTGGTGGCGGATATTCCCGAGTTGCTGCATCAATACGGGCGCGACGGCAAGCGCGTGATGTTCGAAGGCGCGCAGGGCGCGTTACTCGACATCGACCACGGCACTTATCCCTACGTCACGTCTTCCAATACCTGTGCCGGCGCGGCCGCCACCGGCAGCGGCGTCGGCCCCGGCAGCCTGGAATACGTCCTGGGCATTACCAAGGCCTACACCACGCGCGTGGGTGCGGGGCCGTTCCCGACCGAGCTCAACGACGGTGTCGGCGACCGCCTGGGCGAACGCGGCAAGGAATTCGGCGCCACCACCGGGCGCAAGCGCCGTTGCGGCTGGTATGACGCCGTGATCATGCGCCGCTCGAATCAATTAAATGGCGTCACCGGCCTGTGCGTCACCAAGCTGGACGTGCTTGACGGGCTCGACACGATTCGCATCTGCACCGCTTATCGTTACGAAGGCAAGACGCGCACCACGCCGCCGAGCGGCGCGGAGGCGCTGGCGAAATGCGAACCGGTTTACGAGGAAGTCCCGGGCTGGACGGAATCCACGCTGGGCGTGCGCCGCTTCGACAAGCTGCCGGCGAACGCGCAGCAGTACCTGAAGAAAATCGAGGAATGCACCGAGGCTCGCATCGACATCATTTCCACCGGCGCCGAACGCGACGACACCATCATCCTGCGGCATCCGTTTGAATAA
- the rnr gene encoding ribonuclease R produces the protein MSTRKPKKPFQDPMAEREQQKYEHPVPSREAILAVLTERNELLPFRELADALAVHGERDEDAFSRRLRAMERDGQILKNRRGLYGLAHKMDMVSGRVSGHPDGFGFLIPDEEGEDLFLSPAEMRQLMHGDRVMARVTGVDQRGRREGAVVQVLERAHPTVVGRFVTQHGMSFVVPSDKRITQDIAISRGDEGAAKENQLVVAEITLPPTRHRPPAGRVAEVLGDHMAPGMEIEVAIRAHSIPHVWPGDVLDEIKGLTPEVPAHASDGRFDLRGIPLVTIDGEDARDFDDAVFAEHDGRQWRLIVAIADVSYYVKPGTALDREAYQRGNSVYFPQNVVPMLPEILSNGLCSINPKVDRLCMACEMLIDAHGNISRYRFHEAVMRSRARLTYTKVAAMLVEKDAALRQEYAEVVPHLEALYGLYKILHNARMKRGAVDFELPETRIVFDEQRKIREIVPLQRNDAHRLIEECMLAANVCAAEILKKHKVPAPYRIHEGPTTEKLSNLREFLTEIGLSLGGGDKPQAQHYSKLIKQVEKRQDSRLIQTVLLRSLSQAVYSPDNIGHFALGYPNYTHFTSPIRRYPDLLVHRAIKDILAKRPATITPELAKQQGEHCSLTERRADEATREVTRWLKAEFMMDKIGEEFDGYISGVTNFGIFVELVQFYVDGLVHITALGNDYYHFDAAHHRLMGERTRQIYRLGDKVRVRVARVDLDETKIDFELVGVESTGRGKAGKAPKQGRPEGKRAPKSSAKGSRKRRR, from the coding sequence ATGTCAACGCGAAAACCCAAAAAACCGTTTCAAGACCCCATGGCGGAACGGGAACAGCAAAAATACGAACACCCCGTTCCCAGCCGCGAGGCCATTCTCGCCGTGCTGACCGAACGCAACGAACTGTTGCCGTTCCGCGAACTGGCGGATGCGCTCGCCGTGCACGGCGAGCGCGACGAAGATGCCTTCAGCCGCCGCCTGCGCGCGATGGAACGCGACGGCCAGATACTGAAAAACCGTCGCGGCCTGTATGGGCTGGCGCACAAGATGGACATGGTGTCGGGGCGCGTCAGCGGCCATCCGGACGGTTTCGGTTTCCTGATCCCCGATGAAGAGGGCGAGGACCTGTTCCTTTCTCCCGCCGAAATGCGCCAGCTGATGCACGGCGACCGCGTGATGGCGCGCGTCACCGGCGTCGACCAGCGCGGCCGGCGCGAGGGCGCTGTGGTCCAGGTGCTGGAGCGCGCGCACCCGACCGTGGTCGGGCGCTTCGTCACACAGCACGGCATGAGCTTCGTGGTGCCCTCCGACAAACGTATCACCCAGGACATTGCGATCTCGCGCGGCGACGAAGGCGCCGCGAAGGAAAACCAGCTGGTGGTGGCGGAAATCACGCTGCCGCCGACGCGCCATCGCCCGCCCGCGGGCCGCGTGGCGGAAGTACTCGGCGACCATATGGCGCCGGGTATGGAGATCGAGGTCGCCATTCGCGCGCACAGTATTCCGCATGTCTGGCCGGGCGATGTGCTGGACGAGATCAAGGGATTGACACCCGAAGTCCCGGCGCACGCCAGCGACGGACGTTTCGATCTGCGCGGCATTCCGCTGGTCACGATCGACGGCGAGGACGCGCGTGATTTCGACGACGCCGTGTTTGCCGAACACGACGGTCGCCAGTGGCGCCTGATCGTGGCGATTGCCGATGTATCCTATTACGTCAAACCTGGCACGGCGCTGGACCGCGAGGCCTACCAGCGCGGCAACTCGGTGTATTTCCCGCAAAACGTCGTCCCCATGCTGCCGGAAATATTGTCGAACGGCCTGTGCTCGATCAATCCGAAAGTGGACCGCCTGTGCATGGCCTGCGAGATGCTGATCGACGCCCATGGCAATATCAGCCGCTACCGCTTTCACGAGGCGGTCATGCGCTCGCGCGCGCGCCTGACCTACACCAAGGTCGCCGCCATGCTGGTGGAGAAGGACGCCGCCCTGCGCCAGGAATATGCCGAGGTGGTACCGCATCTCGAAGCCCTGTACGGCCTGTACAAAATCCTGCACAACGCGCGCATGAAGCGCGGCGCGGTGGACTTCGAGCTGCCGGAGACGCGCATCGTGTTCGACGAACAGCGCAAGATCCGCGAGATCGTGCCGCTGCAGCGCAACGACGCCCACCGCCTGATCGAGGAATGCATGCTGGCGGCCAACGTCTGCGCCGCGGAGATTCTGAAAAAACACAAAGTGCCCGCACCTTACCGTATTCATGAAGGACCGACCACAGAGAAGCTGAGCAACCTGCGCGAGTTCCTTACCGAGATCGGTCTCTCCCTCGGGGGTGGTGACAAGCCGCAGGCGCAGCATTATTCCAAACTCATCAAGCAGGTGGAGAAGCGCCAGGATTCGCGTCTGATCCAGACCGTGCTGCTGCGCTCGCTGTCGCAGGCGGTGTACAGCCCGGACAACATCGGCCACTTCGCGCTCGGTTACCCGAACTACACCCATTTCACCTCGCCGATACGCCGCTATCCGGACCTGCTGGTGCACCGCGCCATCAAGGACATCCTGGCGAAGCGCCCGGCGACAATCACGCCGGAGCTGGCCAAGCAGCAGGGCGAGCACTGTTCCCTGACAGAGCGCCGCGCCGACGAGGCCACGCGCGAAGTGACGCGCTGGCTCAAGGCCGAGTTCATGATGGACAAGATCGGCGAGGAGTTCGACGGCTACATCAGCGGCGTCACCAATTTCGGCATCTTCGTGGAGCTGGTGCAGTTCTACGTGGACGGGCTGGTGCACATCACCGCGCTGGGCAACGATTATTATCACTTCGACGCGGCGCATCATCGCCTGATGGGCGAGCGCACGCGCCAGATCTACCGCCTCGGCGACAAGGTGCGCGTGCGCGTCGCGCGCGTGGACCTGGACGAAACCAAGATTGATTTCGAGCTGGTCGGGGTGGAGAGCACCGGGCGCGGCAAGGCCGGAAAGGCCCCCAAGCAGGGCCGTCCCGAGGGGAAACGCGCGCCCAAGTCCTCCGCTAAAGGTTCGAGGAAACGCCGGCGCTGA
- the rlmB gene encoding 23S rRNA (guanosine(2251)-2'-O)-methyltransferase RlmB, producing the protein MDDQHVCGVHAVLAALKSRPDLVEEIWVSEARGDKRMAAVLDAARAAQIKIHKSPRAALDRLADGVKHQGVVARVRETPVQKEQDLESFLANLPPLPLLLVLDGVQDPHNLGACLRSADAAGAHGVIVPREHSAPLSAVARRAASGAAETIPVFQVVNLARALRELKQAGVWLAGASQEADTDIFHADLRRPLAIVLGGEGKGLRRLTQEECDMLIRIPMAGTVESLNVSVAAGICLFEAVRQRSG; encoded by the coding sequence ATGGATGATCAACATGTCTGCGGCGTGCACGCGGTGCTCGCCGCGCTCAAGTCCAGACCGGACCTGGTCGAGGAAATCTGGGTCAGCGAGGCACGCGGCGACAAGCGCATGGCCGCGGTGTTGGACGCCGCCCGCGCGGCGCAGATCAAAATCCATAAGTCCCCGCGCGCCGCTCTGGACCGCCTGGCCGATGGCGTGAAGCACCAGGGTGTGGTGGCGCGGGTGCGCGAAACTCCGGTGCAGAAGGAGCAGGACCTCGAATCCTTCCTCGCGAATCTGCCGCCGCTGCCGTTGCTGCTGGTGCTGGATGGCGTGCAGGACCCGCATAATCTCGGCGCCTGCCTGCGCAGCGCCGATGCCGCCGGCGCGCATGGCGTCATCGTTCCGCGCGAGCACAGCGCACCACTCTCGGCGGTGGCCCGCCGCGCCGCCAGCGGCGCTGCGGAAACCATTCCCGTGTTTCAGGTCGTGAATCTCGCACGCGCGCTGCGTGAACTGAAGCAAGCCGGCGTCTGGCTTGCCGGTGCCAGTCAGGAGGCCGATACTGATATTTTTCATGCCGACCTGCGCCGCCCGCTGGCCATCGTGCTGGGCGGGGAGGGCAAGGGCCTGCGGCGGTTGACGCAGGAAGAATGCGACATGCTGATACGCATCCCCATGGCCGGCACGGTGGAAAGCCTGAACGTATCGGTCGCGGCGGGGATCTGCCTGTTCGAAGCCGTGCGCCAGCGCAGCGGTTGA
- the msrA gene encoding peptide-methionine (S)-S-oxide reductase MsrA, whose amino-acid sequence MLDFMKKPKMPAPHEALPGRAEKMPLSEKHFVNGRPLAPPFPAGMEQAQFGLGCFWGAEKYFWQLPGVYVTAVGYAGGHTPNPTYREVCSGMTGHNEVVLVVYDPRQVSYENLLKLFWEAHDPTQGMRQGNDVGTQYRSGIYVYNEAQKQAAQASLARYQEELKKSGFPPITTEILDAPEFYYAEDYHQQYLAKNPNGYCGHGGTGVTCPL is encoded by the coding sequence ATGCTCGACTTCATGAAGAAGCCCAAAATGCCCGCGCCACACGAGGCGCTGCCCGGGCGCGCCGAGAAGATGCCGCTGTCGGAAAAGCATTTCGTCAACGGCCGCCCGCTTGCGCCGCCGTTTCCGGCGGGCATGGAGCAGGCCCAGTTTGGGCTCGGCTGTTTCTGGGGCGCGGAAAAATATTTCTGGCAGCTGCCGGGTGTGTACGTGACCGCTGTCGGTTACGCCGGCGGCCATACGCCCAATCCGACCTACCGCGAAGTCTGCAGCGGCATGACCGGCCACAACGAGGTCGTGCTGGTGGTTTACGATCCGCGGCAGGTGAGCTACGAAAATCTGCTGAAGCTCTTCTGGGAGGCGCATGATCCGACGCAAGGCATGCGTCAGGGCAACGATGTCGGCACGCAATACCGCTCCGGCATCTACGTCTACAACGAAGCGCAGAAGCAGGCGGCGCAGGCTTCGCTCGCGCGTTACCAGGAAGAGCTGAAGAAATCCGGCTTCCCGCCGATCACCACCGAGATCCTCGACGCGCCCGAGTTCTATTACGCCGAGGATTACCACCAGCAGTACCTGGCGAAGAATCCGAACGGCTACTGCGGCCACGGCGGCACCGGCGTGACCTGCCCACTCTAG
- a CDS encoding DUF488 family protein, translating into MTLTLYTVGHGNRQIGELIALLKEAGVDTLVDVRAQPRSRHNPQFNDDALRLACEHAGIVYHWAGKQLGGMRDPRPESPHRALPEGLRGFADHMDTDAFQKGAAQLRNLADRGTCAILCAERDPAHCHRSLIADYLTLQGARVIHLIAPGEMREHALSPAVRRESAALVYDRQVNGELGL; encoded by the coding sequence GTGACGCTCACGCTCTACACCGTCGGTCACGGCAATCGCCAGATCGGGGAATTGATAGCGTTGCTGAAGGAAGCCGGGGTGGACACGCTGGTGGACGTGCGCGCGCAACCGCGTTCGCGCCACAACCCGCAGTTCAATGACGACGCGCTGCGGCTGGCCTGTGAGCATGCCGGCATCGTCTACCACTGGGCCGGAAAACAGCTGGGCGGGATGCGCGACCCGCGTCCGGAGTCGCCGCACCGGGCGCTGCCGGAGGGCCTGCGCGGTTTCGCCGACCACATGGACACCGACGCCTTCCAGAAGGGCGCGGCACAGCTCCGGAACCTGGCCGATCGCGGCACCTGCGCCATTCTCTGCGCCGAGCGCGACCCGGCGCACTGTCATCGATCTCTGATTGCCGACTACCTGACGCTCCAGGGCGCGCGCGTGATACACCTGATCGCCCCCGGCGAAATGCGCGAACATGCGCTTTCGCCCGCCGTGCGGCGCGAATCCGCGGCCCTGGTCTATGATCGGCAGGTCAACGGCGAGTTGGGCCTGTAA
- the rpsF gene encoding 30S ribosomal protein S6: protein MRHYEVVFMVHPDQSDQVPAMIERYRSMIESAKGAIHRLEDWGRRQLAYPLNKVHKAHYVLMNIECELETLRELESAFRFNDAVLRSLVIKRKHAVTTPSPLVKENEEKSAAPAPAAAEIDSGDSEAAEPAAPDQV, encoded by the coding sequence ATGCGTCATTATGAAGTCGTTTTCATGGTCCACCCGGACCAGAGTGATCAGGTGCCCGCGATGATCGAGCGCTACCGCTCGATGATCGAATCCGCCAAGGGCGCGATCCACCGCCTCGAGGACTGGGGCCGCCGCCAGCTCGCTTACCCCCTGAACAAGGTGCACAAGGCGCACTACGTGCTCATGAACATCGAGTGCGAGCTCGAGACTCTGCGCGAACTGGAGTCGGCGTTCCGCTTCAACGACGCGGTGCTGCGCTCGCTAGTCATCAAGCGCAAGCACGCCGTCACCACGCCGTCGCCGCTGGTCAAGGAAAACGAGGAGAAATCCGCGGCGCCCGCGCCGGCAGCAGCGGAAATCGATAGCGGCGACAGCGAAGCGGCCGAACCGGCCGCGCCCGATCAGGTTTAA
- the rpsR gene encoding 30S ribosomal protein S18 translates to MSRFFRRKKFCRFTAEKVEEIDYKDIAVLSGFITETGRIIPCRNTGTKARYQRQLTRAIKYARFLALMPYCDSH, encoded by the coding sequence ATGTCACGTTTTTTCAGACGCAAGAAATTCTGCCGCTTCACGGCCGAGAAAGTTGAAGAGATCGACTACAAGGACATCGCCGTGCTCAGCGGCTTCATCACCGAGACCGGCCGCATCATCCCGTGCCGCAATACCGGCACCAAGGCCCGCTACCAGCGACAGCTGACGCGCGCCATCAAGTATGCGCGCTTCCTGGCGCTGATGCCCTACTGCGACAGTCACTGA
- the rplI gene encoding 50S ribosomal protein L9: protein MEVILLEKVRNLGNLGEQVKVKSGFARNYLIPYGKAVTANEANRAKFEAQRAELEKAQADALGKAQARAEKMTGFTVQIVRKVSEEGKLFGSVGIRDICDAMEQAGFELARSEVHLDRGPLKEIGDHEISVSLHPEVNFKLIVSVIGEK, encoded by the coding sequence ATGGAAGTCATTCTGCTGGAAAAAGTGCGTAACCTGGGAAATCTTGGCGAACAGGTCAAGGTAAAGTCGGGTTTCGCGCGCAACTATCTCATTCCCTACGGCAAGGCGGTCACCGCCAACGAGGCGAATCGCGCCAAGTTCGAGGCGCAACGCGCCGAGCTTGAAAAGGCCCAGGCCGACGCGCTCGGCAAGGCCCAGGCGCGCGCCGAGAAGATGACCGGTTTCACGGTCCAGATCGTGCGCAAGGTCAGCGAAGAGGGCAAGCTTTTCGGTTCCGTCGGCATCCGCGACATTTGCGACGCCATGGAGCAGGCCGGCTTCGAGCTGGCGCGATCGGAAGTTCATCTCGATCGCGGCCCGCTCAAGGAAATCGGCGATCACGAGATTTCCGTGTCGCTGCATCCTGAAGTCAACTTCAAGCTCATCGTCTCCGTCATCGGCGAGAAATAA